Part of the Fusobacteriaceae bacterium genome is shown below.
AGACCGGCATAAACGGGGTAAGCGGCGCTCAGGGAAACAGCATGGCCTTTACCTATGACCAGATGACGCGGGTCGTGGAGACGGAAAACCTCTATGTGGTCTTTTTGAAGACGCACATGGTGATCCCCCTGGCCAAGGCCGGATTTACCAAAGGGACGCCGGAAGAATGCAAGGCCTGGATCGAAAGCAAAATCGGCGTATAGCAAAGGCTCGGGGGCAATCGGAAAGAATCGGGACGTGATGGAATGGAAACTCTGAAAATACTGGAATCCGGCCTGTTGACCACCGTGCAGGATCTCGGGCGATACGGATACCAGCGCTACGGCATCGCGGTGGGAGGCGTCATGGACGCCTTTTCCGCCAAAGTTGCCAACAGACTCGTGGGAAACAAAGCTGAGGACGCGGTCCTTGAAACGACCTTGAAGGGCGTCGACATTGCCTTTGTGGCCGACTGCGTTTTTGCCGTAACCGGCGGTAAATGCGCCTGTTCCCTGAACGGGAAGCCCCTTTCACTCTGGCGGGCTTACCGGGCCAGGACCGGAGATGTGCTCAAAATGGGCATTTGCCAGGAAGGCGTCCGAAATTATCTCGCTTTTTCCGGCGGCATCGACGTCCCCCTCGTCCTCAGCAGCCGCTCGACCAATCTCAGAGCCAATTTCGGCGGCTTTCAGGGCAGGGACATCAAGATGCACGACGTCCTGCGGGTATTCCCGCGCTATCTGCCCGACATCCCGCTTTTGAAATTTAAAGACGACCTCCGCCCCGTATATCCGAAGGAGGTCAGGATCCGCGTGATTCTCGGCCAGCAGTCGGATTATTTTACGGAAAAAGGCGTCAAGACGTTTTTCGCGGACGCGTACAAAAT
Proteins encoded:
- a CDS encoding biotin-dependent carboxyltransferase family protein, which gives rise to METLKILESGLLTTVQDLGRYGYQRYGIAVGGVMDAFSAKVANRLVGNKAEDAVLETTLKGVDIAFVADCVFAVTGGKCACSLNGKPLSLWRAYRARTGDVLKMGICQEGVRNYLAFSGGIDVPLVLSSRSTNLRANFGGFQGRDIKMHDVLRVFPRYLPDIPLLKFKDDLRPVYPKEVRIRVILGQQSDYFTEKGVKTFFADAYKITPDTDRIGMRLLGKKVAHKETADIISDGITFGAIQIIGNGQPVVLMADRQTTGGYTKIGNVITADLHMLAQALQGTKVRFVRVTVEEALEALGEFDRLISDDASYEQIFELPEKPVDPPIYPGLIPVPAGVNGKKYVKKLYRTCALLRPVTAKYTLTIADQRFEVEVEKIPD